The Nitrospira tepida genome includes a window with the following:
- a CDS encoding LysR family transcriptional regulator has translation MEIYQLKTFATVAREGSITRASELLFLSQPAVSAHIKAMEDELGLVLFERTPRGMSLTDNGTKLLAKAEQMLAMHRDLLDEARRIKSQVSGKLRLGSNRSASAQVMGKLLTRLSETCPEVEMALEYGSSAEIQRAIRSGTLDAGFYTDDGKADAELETIAVERFGIFLAAPRGWIDNPGRPDWQKLARMPWICAASNTCCGRAAESVFERNGFRPEKLVSVDQESVTRTLIAGGVGVGLLHAETAREAEAKGEVELLSGVQQEVRLLFAYLCRRAQDPLIAAVSAAVRGILVQ, from the coding sequence ATGGAGATCTATCAGTTGAAAACGTTCGCAACTGTCGCCCGAGAGGGTAGCATCACGCGTGCCTCGGAACTCCTGTTTCTCAGCCAGCCGGCTGTGAGCGCGCATATCAAGGCCATGGAAGATGAACTCGGGCTGGTATTGTTCGAGCGTACGCCCCGTGGCATGAGCCTGACCGACAACGGAACGAAGTTATTGGCCAAGGCGGAGCAGATGCTCGCCATGCACCGGGACCTCCTCGACGAAGCACGGCGGATCAAGAGCCAAGTGAGCGGAAAACTCCGTCTTGGGTCGAACCGCAGTGCCAGTGCGCAGGTGATGGGAAAGTTGTTGACCAGGCTTTCCGAAACATGTCCGGAGGTTGAGATGGCGCTGGAATACGGCAGCTCTGCTGAGATCCAGCGTGCCATCCGCAGTGGCACGCTGGATGCGGGCTTCTATACCGATGACGGCAAGGCCGATGCGGAACTGGAGACCATAGCGGTGGAGCGGTTCGGCATCTTCCTGGCCGCCCCGCGTGGATGGATCGACAATCCAGGGCGCCCCGACTGGCAGAAACTGGCGCGCATGCCATGGATCTGCGCGGCGTCGAATACGTGCTGCGGACGTGCGGCGGAAAGTGTGTTCGAGCGGAACGGATTCCGCCCGGAGAAGCTCGTCAGCGTCGACCAGGAGAGTGTGACGCGAACGCTGATTGCCGGCGGAGTCGGCGTCGGACTGTTGCACGCCGAGACGGCCCGGGAGGCGGAGGCGAAAGGCGAGGTGGAGTTGCTCAGCGGTGTGCAGCAAGAGGTGCGATTGCTCTTCGCCTACCTATGCCGGCGTGCGCAAGACCCTCTGATAGCGGCCGTGTCGGCCGCCGTACGAGGAATCCTTGTGCAGTGA
- a CDS encoding DUF2938 domain-containing protein, whose protein sequence is MSIEQSYIGGAVFVGMGAALIMDLWNLFLKRAFNIASLDYCFVGRWLSHMLLGTFTHARIAAAPKRPAECVIGWTAHFLIGVAFALVLVIPTSGGWLEQPSLFPALLVGVGTVVIPYFIVQPALGLGVASGKTPHPTQARMKSLMTHTAFGVGLYLSAILWRYLMHAYA, encoded by the coding sequence ATGAGTATAGAACAGAGTTACATTGGTGGTGCAGTGTTTGTGGGAATGGGTGCCGCTTTGATCATGGATCTCTGGAACCTCTTCTTGAAACGTGCCTTTAACATCGCCTCGCTGGACTATTGTTTCGTCGGGCGTTGGCTGAGCCATATGCTTCTCGGCACCTTCACGCACGCTCGGATTGCAGCCGCCCCGAAGCGACCGGCGGAATGTGTGATCGGTTGGACCGCACACTTTCTTATCGGCGTGGCCTTTGCTCTGGTACTGGTCATTCCAACGTCGGGCGGTTGGCTGGAACAGCCGTCTCTCTTCCCGGCCTTGCTGGTCGGTGTCGGGACCGTGGTCATCCCGTATTTCATTGTGCAGCCGGCCTTGGGGCTTGGAGTAGCTTCAGGCAAGACGCCGCATCCAACCCAAGCCAGAATGAAAAGCTTGATGACCCATACAGCGTTTGGTGTCGGGCTCTACCTCTCTGCGATTCTGTGGCGTTACTTGATGCACGCCTATGCGTAG
- a CDS encoding DUF2798 domain-containing protein yields the protein MIPKKHTGYVFSFFMALLMSSIMSSIISVVNVGLINGIIVIWLKAWALAFAVAFPTLTVITPLVRTLVSLVVEDRD from the coding sequence ATGATTCCGAAGAAGCACACTGGCTATGTCTTTTCATTCTTTATGGCCCTGCTCATGTCGAGCATCATGTCGTCCATCATTTCCGTTGTTAACGTGGGTTTGATCAACGGCATCATCGTCATCTGGCTCAAAGCCTGGGCGCTGGCGTTTGCCGTCGCCTTCCCTACACTGACCGTGATCACGCCCCTGGTTCGTACGCTCGTGTCCCTGGTCGTCGAAGATAGGGACTGA
- a CDS encoding bifunctional metallophosphatase/5'-nucleotidase, with the protein MNCDRRLIGLALLLTVCFLWPAPGEGAEQTLTILHTSEHHGQVLPIERMGQKREGGMASRASVIAEIRTAASALLLVDSGDLLIGTPMSSVFRGEPDIKAMNLMGYQAMAAGNHEFDFGLDHLRALQALARFPLLCSNLTGKGVELPCRTSAVVSVGDLSIGLIGLLGRRNFPDTFNREVVRLLNLRDPIETARDSARTLKQEGAHLVLAVTHQEDEEDLALLSKAPEIDAVIGGHTPGFDGLRTARSAEPVAEATIPGPVFVKTHRQGRTIGRLDLTLDRMPGDPTKVTVVKARAKNLSIGEDIQPDQSVNELIQDYVRRMDALGAMMVGRALVNLDGETATVRTRESNLGNLLADLARAEFGTDLALVNGGQIRDSIPAGPVDLTRVLRVLPFSSTLVTLSISGQELRAALENSASRLPATNGRFLQVSGLTVTYDPQAPIGSRVKVVMVGDKPLDEFRRYRVTTDSFIADGGDGYTMLQQAQDRIERQVPLRDLLLQALKERPLKASLDGRIRFAEPANTGAPFDEKLPTTPSSP; encoded by the coding sequence ATGAATTGTGACAGGCGCTTGATTGGGCTGGCTCTCCTGCTGACGGTCTGTTTCCTATGGCCTGCCCCTGGCGAAGGAGCCGAACAGACCCTGACGATCCTCCATACCAGCGAGCACCACGGACAGGTGCTGCCGATCGAACGGATGGGGCAGAAGCGGGAGGGCGGCATGGCCTCCCGCGCCAGCGTGATCGCTGAGATCAGAACAGCCGCCTCAGCCCTCCTGTTGGTGGATTCGGGCGACCTGCTGATCGGCACGCCGATGTCGTCGGTGTTTCGGGGCGAGCCGGACATCAAGGCCATGAACCTGATGGGGTATCAGGCGATGGCGGCCGGGAACCACGAATTCGATTTCGGCCTGGACCACCTTCGCGCGTTGCAGGCCCTCGCGCGTTTTCCCCTCCTGTGCAGCAATCTGACCGGCAAGGGGGTCGAGTTGCCCTGCCGGACCTCCGCCGTCGTTTCTGTCGGAGACCTTTCGATCGGATTGATCGGCCTGCTCGGACGGAGAAACTTTCCCGACACCTTCAACCGTGAAGTCGTCCGGTTGCTGAACCTCCGCGATCCGATCGAAACCGCCCGCGATTCCGCCCGGACCCTCAAGCAAGAAGGGGCCCATCTGGTTCTAGCCGTCACCCATCAAGAGGACGAGGAGGATCTGGCCCTGCTGTCGAAAGCCCCGGAGATCGACGCCGTGATCGGCGGCCATACGCCGGGCTTCGATGGACTCCGCACGGCAAGATCGGCTGAACCGGTTGCCGAAGCGACCATCCCCGGTCCCGTCTTCGTCAAGACCCATCGCCAGGGCCGGACGATCGGGCGGCTCGATCTGACGCTCGATCGAATGCCCGGTGATCCGACAAAGGTCACGGTAGTGAAGGCCCGGGCCAAGAACCTGTCCATCGGCGAGGACATCCAGCCGGACCAGTCCGTGAACGAGCTGATCCAGGACTATGTGCGCAGGATGGATGCACTCGGCGCGATGATGGTCGGACGAGCGTTGGTGAATTTGGACGGCGAGACCGCGACGGTGCGGACCAGAGAGAGTAATTTGGGAAACCTGCTGGCCGATCTGGCGAGAGCGGAGTTTGGAACCGACCTGGCCTTGGTGAACGGCGGACAGATTCGGGACAGTATCCCGGCCGGTCCGGTCGATTTGACGCGAGTGCTGCGGGTCTTGCCCTTCAGCTCCACGCTGGTGACGCTCTCGATCTCGGGACAGGAACTGCGGGCGGCGCTGGAGAACAGCGCCAGCCGGCTGCCCGCCACCAACGGCCGGTTTCTTCAAGTCTCCGGCCTGACCGTGACCTATGATCCGCAGGCGCCGATCGGATCGCGGGTGAAGGTTGTGATGGTGGGGGACAAACCGTTGGACGAATTCCGCCGATACAGGGTCACGACCGATTCATTCATCGCTGACGGCGGGGACGGCTATACGATGTTGCAACAGGCTCAGGATCGGATCGAGCGGCAGGTTCCCCTACGCGACCTGTTGTTGCAAGCCCTCAAGGAGCGACCTCTGAAAGCTTCGCTGGACGGACGGATTCGTTTCGCGGAACCTGCCAATACCGGCGCCCCATTTGACGAAAAACTCCCGACGACTCCATCCTCTCCCTGA
- a CDS encoding c-type cytochrome, whose protein sequence is MPMMIPPARRRFGRWWHLSLVIAAGVWTAAAAEQSHTTQEEQGKRIFQRYCAGCHGREGTGEGYRLLGADPANLTSRQTQEKSDEDLLESIHEGQQGMPAWKDRLSNEDRRRVLAYIRSLAQ, encoded by the coding sequence ATGCCGATGATGATCCCTCCCGCACGACGGCGATTCGGCCGCTGGTGGCACCTGAGCTTGGTGATCGCAGCCGGCGTCTGGACGGCGGCGGCGGCCGAGCAGTCTCATACAACCCAGGAGGAACAGGGCAAACGGATCTTTCAACGATACTGCGCCGGCTGCCACGGCCGCGAAGGCACCGGCGAGGGCTACCGATTGCTCGGCGCCGACCCCGCCAATCTGACCTCGCGGCAGACACAGGAGAAATCGGATGAGGACCTGCTGGAGTCGATCCACGAGGGCCAACAGGGGATGCCGGCCTGGAAGGATCGCCTCTCGAACGAGGATCGCCGGCGAGTCTTGGCCTACATCCGGAGTTTGGCACAGTGA
- a CDS encoding ATP-binding protein codes for MAASSSPPNLPQYDPQTLLNSQPVIVSVIDPETHRVQFQNETGLRKFGDIACHPCYEKIAGNASPCAFCRMPEALATGGIVSSEVALPNNQYLLIHWSQARTADGRVHVIETIADVSEHKRIEHSLRQAQKMEAIGRLAGGIAHDFNNLLMVVIGHAQRLIQQLASHPSRHELEFISQAGTRAAALTKKLLTFSRHQVLEQRELHPNSLLREMEDILRRLIGEQIQIVIVLDPKAGHFLGDPVQVEQVMLNLALNARDAMPDGGILTIETGNMDVDEEFVRRHPGSKVGPHIKFVVEDTGCGIDADTLAHIFEPFFSTKEFGKGTGLGLATVYGIVKQSGGYIDVASQPGRGSRFTVLLPRIVKEDAEPDQPTDDAAKPIYRGTILIVEDDEGIRHLMGAVLRDEGFEVLEAGDGNEALKMLQLRRGHCDLLIADVVMPRMKGAVLVQGVRAMVPAIKVLYISGYAGETLSANGVDDQAAFLQKPFLPSALTEKVNELLSASSTQTQGTRQSSTITR; via the coding sequence ATGGCCGCTTCGTCCTCTCCGCCGAATCTTCCCCAGTACGACCCGCAGACCTTGCTCAATTCGCAGCCGGTCATCGTCTCGGTCATCGATCCGGAAACGCATCGCGTGCAGTTTCAGAACGAGACGGGGCTCAGGAAGTTCGGAGACATCGCCTGCCACCCCTGTTACGAGAAGATCGCAGGCAACGCCTCGCCTTGCGCCTTTTGCCGCATGCCCGAGGCCCTGGCCACCGGCGGCATCGTTTCGAGCGAAGTGGCGCTCCCCAACAATCAATACCTCCTCATCCACTGGTCCCAGGCCCGGACGGCCGATGGGCGGGTTCACGTCATCGAGACCATTGCCGATGTCTCCGAGCACAAACGGATCGAACACAGCCTGCGCCAGGCCCAAAAAATGGAGGCGATCGGACGGCTGGCGGGAGGGATCGCGCATGACTTCAACAACCTGCTGATGGTCGTGATCGGCCATGCGCAGCGGCTGATCCAGCAGCTCGCCTCGCATCCCAGCCGTCACGAGCTGGAATTCATCAGCCAGGCGGGGACGCGCGCCGCGGCGCTGACGAAGAAGCTCTTGACGTTCAGCCGCCATCAGGTCCTCGAACAGCGCGAACTCCACCCCAACAGCCTGCTTCGCGAGATGGAAGACATTCTCCGCCGCCTGATCGGCGAGCAGATTCAGATCGTGATCGTGCTGGACCCCAAGGCGGGACACTTCCTCGGCGATCCGGTCCAGGTGGAGCAGGTGATGCTCAATCTGGCGTTGAACGCGCGCGATGCAATGCCGGACGGGGGTATTCTGACGATCGAGACCGGCAACATGGACGTGGACGAGGAGTTCGTCCGCCGCCATCCCGGATCAAAGGTCGGACCGCATATCAAGTTCGTGGTCGAGGACACGGGTTGCGGGATCGACGCGGACACCCTCGCCCATATCTTCGAACCATTTTTCAGCACCAAGGAATTCGGCAAGGGCACCGGGCTGGGGTTGGCGACGGTCTACGGCATCGTGAAACAGAGCGGCGGCTACATCGACGTGGCCAGCCAGCCTGGCCGAGGTTCCCGTTTCACCGTGCTGCTCCCGCGCATCGTCAAGGAGGACGCGGAACCCGACCAGCCGACGGACGACGCCGCGAAGCCGATCTACCGTGGGACGATCCTGATCGTGGAAGATGATGAAGGCATCCGCCACCTCATGGGAGCGGTCCTGCGCGATGAGGGGTTTGAGGTGCTTGAAGCGGGGGACGGCAACGAGGCGCTCAAGATGCTCCAGCTCCGCCGGGGCCATTGCGATCTGCTCATCGCCGATGTCGTGATGCCCCGCATGAAGGGCGCCGTGCTGGTCCAGGGAGTCCGCGCCATGGTCCCTGCCATCAAAGTCCTCTACATCTCGGGTTACGCCGGCGAAACCCTGTCGGCCAACGGGGTCGATGACCAAGCCGCCTTTCTCCAGAAGCCGTTTCTCCCCTCCGCCCTGACGGAAAAGGTCAACGAGCTGCTCTCCGCCTCTTCCACGCAAACCCAGGGAACCCGTCAATCGTCAACCATCACTCGTTGA